Genomic segment of Paenibacillus polymyxa:
CCACTGGACAACAAGATCAACGTTAGGCTTGCGGCGACAACATAATGAAACACAGGTTTTTCAAACCAGCGGCGTTTTTTGAACATAACTTGACTCGGTTCAGCTTCTATCTCGGGAAGAACGGCCATTACCTGATCTGTGAAGCGCTCCGTATCCATCCAGGCAGAATAATCTTTTAAAGTTGACTCCAGTTGCTCCAGTGCAACAAGATATAACATCAGCGCCTGTTCGTCTTCCAGCAGTAGCTTTTCCAGCCGGGCAGATTCTTCTATCGTGCAAGTTCCTGCAATGTAAGCATGCCAGTCATTCGATTTCCCTTCAATCCACGGTTTATCTTGTTGGTCAGTCATTGCCATTCCTCCTCCTTCCAGTGATTTCGAATCCATAGCCGCGCCCGATAGAGTCTCGACTCTACTGTTTTTAAAGCTACCTGCGTCTCTTCTGCAATTTGATCGTAAGTTTTGCCCTGCATATAATAGGCTTGAATAATATCCCGATGTTGCTGGGGCAACTGGGCAATTTTTTGCGATAGTTCTACAGTTTGCTCCTCGCGGATGAGACGGGCCAGCACATCCTCATCCCGGGAAGGGAGCTGTACAAGGGATTGTGCCACGTCTATAAGCTCTGCGGGTCGTCTGTCCTGTTTGCGCTTAATATCCAGCGCTTTGTGGAGCGCAATTCGGCTCAGCCACGTTTTAAATCCTTCGTTCCGGTACTGGGGGAGAGACTTGTACACCTGAACGAACGCCTCCTGTGCGGCATCTTCGGCTTCCTTGCTGTCATGCAGTACCGAATAGGCGATATGAAATACATGCTTGCTGTACAGCTCTACGATCTCACGGAACGCCTGCCGGTCACCGGACCGTATTCGTTCAATGATTCTCTCTATATCAATGACGCTCTCCCCCTTCCCAATACTATAGACGCCAGGAAATTTCCTTCCCCTGCATATTTCGAAAAAAATATTTAAAAAAGGACACACCCTCCTGACGGAATGGTGTGTCCTCTATCATTAAAGCCTATTTAGACCGATATATCAATTGCGTCCGCCACCACGGAATCGCTGGGCGTATTCTTTGGCATCCTGTGCATTACGAACACGGTTTCGGCTCCACTCCAGCAAAATACGGTCTATATACCGGAAATGTACTTTCCCTGCAAATACCGCTTCCTTCAAAGCCAGCAAAATCAGCTCCTCGGGATACCGATCCTGATCCACCCAGCTGGTGATCGTCTCGTATTCCATCGGTGACAATGGGCGCCCGAATTCTTTCTCAAAAATCGTGAACAAATTCCGTTCTTCTGTAAGCGGGGATTCTGATATTCCATTCAGTAAATCCGGCTTTCCGGCAAACAAAATGTCATCTTCATCGTGCTGCTCATTACGCTCAGCGATCATACATTCTGCCAACTTACGGTACAGCCCCGTCAAATTGTAACGTTCGAATTGTACGGATGAGCTGCGGTCTTCTACGGAATCGATTCTCAAAAATCCTTCTTTCATGAGCTTACTGAAATAGAGTGCGATTTCGTTCGCAGTGCATCCGATACGTGACTGCAATTGTTCCCATGTCGGAAATTCATTACGTTCCGCTTGTTTAAAGGCAAGCAACTGCATCAGTAGCAGCATTTCACCATCCGTCAGCCGAAGTGTCCGATAATGCTTGAGCAGGGCGTAGGGAATCTGGACCATTCCGGCTTCCATAGCAAAGGCTACTCCCTCCGCCCATTCTGCCGCTGATGTCTTGTCGAATGATCCGGTCATCGGTTACGGATACAAACGATACAGCATACGTGGGAACGGAATCGTTTCACGTACATGATCGAGCCCACAAATCCATGCTACTGTGCGCTCCAGGCCCAGTCCAAAGCCGGAATGCGGAACGGTACCATAGGTGCGCAGATCCATATACCATTGGTAGGCTTCACGAGCCAAGTTATGCTCGTTAAAACGTTCTTCCATCAATGCTGGATCATCAATCCGTTGGGAACCCCCGATAATTTCGCCGTAGCCTTCAGGAGCGATCATATCGGCACACAAAACAACCTCTGGACGGGTCGGGTCGGGTTTCATATAGAATGCCTTAATGTGAGTCGGCCAATGTGTAATGAACACAGGCTTGTTATATCTTTCAGCAATCGCCGTTTCATGAGGAGCACCAAAGTCTTCTCCCCATGGGATATCGAAACCTTCACCTTGAAGGAAGGCAATCGCCTCATCATACGTAATACGTGGGAATTCGCCTTGAATTTGCTCCAGCTTCGAAACATCGCGTCCGATTGTTTCAAGCTCCTTCGCACAATTTTTCAGAACAGATTGCACGATATGACTTACAAACTGCTCCTGAACGCGCAAGGATTCTTCATGATCCACAAAAGCCATCTCAGGCTCGATCATCCAGAACTCAATCAGGTGACGACGTGTTTTGGACTTTTCCGCACGGAAAGTTGGACCAAAGGAATATACTTTGCCCAGTGCCATTGCCGCGGCTTCCATATACAACTGCCCGCTTTGTGTCAAATACGCATCTTCATCAAAATATTTAATGTGGAACAATTCTGTTGTGCCTTCTGCAGAGGAAGGAGTCAAAATGGGTGGGTCCACCTTCGTAAAGCCGTTGCCGTTAAAGAATTCCTGTACAGCACGGATAATTTCCGCCCGTACGATCAGAACAGCACGTTGCTTGGCGGAACGCAGCCACAAGTGACGATGATCCATCAGGAAATCTACACCATGCTCTTTGGGTGTAATCGGGTAGTTTTCGGTCAAATGAATAATTTCAATGCCTGTAACCGTTAATTCAAAGCCCGATTGGCTACGCGGTTCTTCACGCACCACTCCAGTAACGTAAAGGGAGCTCTCTTGAGTCAAGGATTTGGCGTCATTCCAAATATCCTCGGACACTTCGCTTTTCACGATAACCCCTTGAATATACCCGCTACCATCGCGCAGTTGCAGGAACTGAATTTTACCACTAGATCGTTTATTGTTTACCCAAGCGCCGATTGTAACCGTTTCCCCTACATGGCGACCCACTTGGGCAATCGTACTTTTATTCGTCATGACCGTCTCTCTCCTCTTAACCGAAAATCAAACAGCCCTTCCCCCTGGGTCAGGCTGTTTGCTCTCGCTGTTTGGTGCATGCGGAACTCAAACGTAAGTCCGCATGCATAAAGTTTATACTTTCGAACCGAACTACTGAACCAGACGGAACGTGTCACGGGCAATAACCAGTTCTTCGTTCGTTGGAATGATCAGTACTTCTACCTTTGAATTTGCAGTTGTAATCCGGCGAGGCTCGCCAGAACGAATAGCATTCAACGATTCATCCAGCTCGATACCGAGGAATGTCAATTGCTCCAACACTCTCTTACGCAGAACGATGGAATTCTCGCCTACACCTGCTGTAAATGCAATTACGTCTACCCCGTTCATTGCGGCAGCATACGATCCAATGTATTTGCGCAGACGGTATTCATACATTTCGAATGCCAATGTAGAATTAGCTTCGCCTTTTTCCATACCTTCTGTGATTTCACGCATGTCACTGCTGATACCGGAGATAGCTAAAAGTCCACTATGCTTGTTCAGCATGGAATTGACTTCATTGACAGTCAATTCTTCTTTGTTCATGACATAAGGTACGATTGCTGGGTCCAAATCACCACTACGAGTACCCATCATAAGACCTTCCAGTGGAGTCATACCCATGGAAGTATCAACAGACAAACCGCCTTGAACTGCTGTTACACTACCACCATTACCGATATGACAAGTGATAATCTTCAGGTCTTCCAAAGGACGACCAAGGAATTTGGCGGCTTCCTTACTTACAAAATCATGGGAAGTGCCGTGGGCACCGTAACGACGAACCTTATACTTATTGTACAACACTCTTGGAATGGCGTACATATAAGCTTTTTCAGGCATGGTTTGATGGAACGAGGTATCAAATACCACAACCTGCGGTACATCTGGCATATTCAATTCAGCCGCTTTAATCCCCATCATGGAAGCAGGGTTATGCAGTGGTGCCAGGTCAAACAAGCGGCGGATTTCACTCTTCGCTTCAGGCGTTACAACTGCTGACTGTTTGAAGATTTCGCCTCCATGAACCACACGGTGGCCAACAGCCTGTATTTCACTAGTACTGGAGATTACACCATGTTCAGCATCTGTGAGTGCGTTCAGCACTTTACGGATGGCTGTAGTATGTTCCAAAATTTCGCTAACTTCGGTGTATTCTTCTTTATTGGTTGGCTTATGCGTAAGAATGGAGGAATCCATACCGATGCGCTCTACCAATCCTTTTGCCAGAACGGACTCGTCTGTCATATCATACAATTGGTATTTCAGGGAAGAACTCCCTGCATTGATTACGAGAATTTTCATATCCGGTCACCATCCTTGTCGTACTTAAAGAAGCCTTCGCCCGATTTCACGCCCAGATTACCTGCACGCACCATTTTCTTCAGTACGATGGACGGACGATATTTCAATTCGCCGAATTCACGGAACATACGCTCCAGAGCAGCCAAAACGGAATCTAGACCAAAGCGGTCAGCCATTTCCAAAGGACCGCTTTGGAAGCTATAGCCGATTCGCATAGCGTCATCGATATCTTCAGCGGAAGCCACGCCCTCTTGAAGTACATGGGCCGCTTCGTTAATCAGCAGACAGATAATCCGGCTTGTTACGAATCCAGGAGATTCATAAATCATGACTCCTTTTTTCTCCACTATTTCTTCCACGAACATTTTAGTATGTTCAAATGTATCGTCCGAAGTTTTCAAACCACGAATAATTTCTACAAGATCAATACGAGATACTGGATAAATAAAGTGCATACCAATAACACGCTCAGGATACTTGGTCGAGCTAGCAAGCTCGGTCAGGCTCAGCGTGGATGTATTACTTGCAAGAATAATATTGCTTGGACACACATAGTCTAGCTCTTGGAACACTGCTTTCTTCTCGTCCAGATTCTCTGTAATAGTCTCAATGACCATATCGCAGCTGCCGAGCTCCGCCAAATGGATTACTTTTTGAATACGGGATAAGATCA
This window contains:
- the asnS gene encoding asparagine--tRNA ligase, with translation MTNKSTIAQVGRHVGETVTIGAWVNNKRSSGKIQFLQLRDGSGYIQGVIVKSEVSEDIWNDAKSLTQESSLYVTGVVREEPRSQSGFELTVTGIEIIHLTENYPITPKEHGVDFLMDHRHLWLRSAKQRAVLIVRAEIIRAVQEFFNGNGFTKVDPPILTPSSAEGTTELFHIKYFDEDAYLTQSGQLYMEAAAMALGKVYSFGPTFRAEKSKTRRHLIEFWMIEPEMAFVDHEESLRVQEQFVSHIVQSVLKNCAKELETIGRDVSKLEQIQGEFPRITYDEAIAFLQGEGFDIPWGEDFGAPHETAIAERYNKPVFITHWPTHIKAFYMKPDPTRPEVVLCADMIAPEGYGEIIGGSQRIDDPALMEERFNEHNLAREAYQWYMDLRTYGTVPHSGFGLGLERTVAWICGLDHVRETIPFPRMLYRLYP
- a CDS encoding DnaD domain-containing protein; translation: MTGSFDKTSAAEWAEGVAFAMEAGMVQIPYALLKHYRTLRLTDGEMLLLMQLLAFKQAERNEFPTWEQLQSRIGCTANEIALYFSKLMKEGFLRIDSVEDRSSSVQFERYNLTGLYRKLAECMIAERNEQHDEDDILFAGKPDLLNGISESPLTEERNLFTIFEKEFGRPLSPMEYETITSWVDQDRYPEELILLALKEAVFAGKVHFRYIDRILLEWSRNRVRNAQDAKEYAQRFRGGGRN
- a CDS encoding RNA polymerase sigma factor, with the protein product MCPFLNIFFEICRGRKFPGVYSIGKGESVIDIERIIERIRSGDRQAFREIVELYSKHVFHIAYSVLHDSKEAEDAAQEAFVQVYKSLPQYRNEGFKTWLSRIALHKALDIKRKQDRRPAELIDVAQSLVQLPSRDEDVLARLIREEQTVELSQKIAQLPQQHRDIIQAYYMQGKTYDQIAEETQVALKTVESRLYRARLWIRNHWKEEEWQ
- a CDS encoding 3-hydroxyacyl-CoA dehydrogenase family protein, with product MQFKKIGVIGGGTMGQGISEMLASKGIDVLLVEQTPEKLDYAYNMIETSLDKQLEKWAITQAEKKLILSRIQKVIHLAELGSCDMVIETITENLDEKKAVFQELDYVCPSNIILASNTSTLSLTELASSTKYPERVIGMHFIYPVSRIDLVEIIRGLKTSDDTFEHTKMFVEEIVEKKGVMIYESPGFVTSRIICLLINEAAHVLQEGVASAEDIDDAMRIGYSFQSGPLEMADRFGLDSVLAALERMFREFGELKYRPSIVLKKMVRAGNLGVKSGEGFFKYDKDGDRI
- a CDS encoding acetate/propionate family kinase; the encoded protein is MKILVINAGSSSLKYQLYDMTDESVLAKGLVERIGMDSSILTHKPTNKEEYTEVSEILEHTTAIRKVLNALTDAEHGVISSTSEIQAVGHRVVHGGEIFKQSAVVTPEAKSEIRRLFDLAPLHNPASMMGIKAAELNMPDVPQVVVFDTSFHQTMPEKAYMYAIPRVLYNKYKVRRYGAHGTSHDFVSKEAAKFLGRPLEDLKIITCHIGNGGSVTAVQGGLSVDTSMGMTPLEGLMMGTRSGDLDPAIVPYVMNKEELTVNEVNSMLNKHSGLLAISGISSDMREITEGMEKGEANSTLAFEMYEYRLRKYIGSYAAAMNGVDVIAFTAGVGENSIVLRKRVLEQLTFLGIELDESLNAIRSGEPRRITTANSKVEVLIIPTNEELVIARDTFRLVQ